The Sphingobium baderi genome has a segment encoding these proteins:
- a CDS encoding replication initiator protein A: MEIQQRDLFELDSPLYADVHGERTVAEFPFFALSKRPQMTPMVFENGSARIEINPSKTGVATIYDKEILLYIASLMAERMERGEKVDRVMSFTANDLFRVTSTNPSARSYDMLKASLARLQGTQIITNIETGGEGSDSAFSWLLKADIKYIKASNGDRRVKKIEVMVCDWLYRAILQDKRIAAYHLGFFKLGPIERRLYELAKFNCVDETGFEIDMETLAERVGCATDKRGLEHFKRQLRVVAEDQTLPEYEVRLAEEKIPSARGGRPKIKTIVLFSSIPIPQLDNQTLPLFD; this comes from the coding sequence ATGGAAATCCAGCAACGCGACCTCTTCGAACTCGACAGTCCGCTCTATGCGGACGTGCATGGCGAGCGGACCGTTGCGGAATTTCCCTTTTTCGCCCTCTCCAAACGGCCTCAAATGACCCCCATGGTCTTTGAAAATGGCTCTGCTCGGATAGAGATAAACCCCAGCAAAACCGGGGTTGCGACGATATACGACAAGGAAATCCTTCTATATATTGCCAGCCTCATGGCGGAACGCATGGAACGCGGCGAAAAAGTTGACCGCGTGATGAGTTTCACTGCGAATGATCTATTCCGCGTGACTAGCACAAACCCGTCCGCGCGCTCCTATGACATGCTCAAAGCCTCGCTGGCACGTCTTCAGGGCACCCAGATCATCACGAATATCGAAACCGGCGGGGAAGGTTCGGACAGCGCGTTCTCGTGGCTGCTGAAGGCCGATATAAAGTACATCAAGGCAAGCAACGGCGATCGCAGGGTCAAGAAAATCGAAGTGATGGTATGCGATTGGCTATATCGTGCCATCCTACAGGACAAGCGAATTGCCGCTTACCATTTGGGATTTTTCAAACTCGGCCCGATTGAACGGCGATTGTATGAGTTAGCCAAATTCAACTGCGTTGACGAAACGGGCTTTGAAATTGACATGGAAACTCTTGCTGAAAGAGTAGGATGCGCAACTGATAAGCGGGGACTTGAGCACTTCAAAAGGCAACTACGCGTCGTAGCTGAAGACCAGACTCTGCCGGAATATGAGGTTCGCCTAGCCGAAGAGAAAATACCGTCGGCTCGTGGTGGGCGACCAAAGATAAAGACGATCGTGTTGTTCTCGTCCATCCCAATCCCGCAATTGGACAATCAGACACTTCCATTGTTCGATTGA